Within the Achromobacter spanius genome, the region AGGTGAAATGCAGATTGCGGTTGGCCTGGATCGTCTTCAGCGTATCGATCTTGCGCTGATGTCCCAACTTGTCGAACTCCTGCGCGTAGTGTTCGATGCGCGCCACGGTCTCGTCGCTGATGATCTTCACGGCTTCCGCCGCGGCGAAACCCTCCAGGCAGCAGCGGATGCGCACCACTTCCCGAAATCTCGGCAGGCTGGGCTTGGGCACGCGCACACCACGGGTAGGCAGCATTTCCAATGCCCCTTCGGCCACCAGTTTGTTGACTGCTTCACGCACCGGCATCGGGCTGGTGCTCAGCGCCGCGGCCAGGCCGCGCAGCGTGACCTTTTCGCCGGGCGGCACGGCCCCGCTCATCAAGAGCTCCCGCGTGCGTTGATAGATCTGATCCGCGACGGTTACGCGTTCCTGCTTGTTTA harbors:
- a CDS encoding GntR family transcriptional regulator; translation: MDNSILEGLLNKQERVTVADQIYQRTRELLMSGAVPPGEKVTLRGLAAALSTSPMPVREAVNKLVAEGALEMLPTRGVRVPKPSLPRFREVVRIRCCLEGFAAAEAVKIISDETVARIEHYAQEFDKLGHQRKIDTLKTIQANRNLHFTLYEAASMPLLVTMIENIWLQIAPLFSLSMSSKDRKSESWESFSHHDKLLQALRRRDADGARDAVVADISDAATYIEKTGNLSPT